Proteins encoded in a region of the Pseudomonas shahriarae genome:
- a CDS encoding CheW domain-containing protein yields MNRPVDIKTRPQLALQSYLDALLQDATEEVLPEPILVLDEVLAVPVVEAEASLDEFQLAVLEEQARDALAVPVAVAVVETPAPLVLVPPVAEVHRPPSITPPPVETDGRPAWAAESFECLLFDVAGLTLAVPLVCLGSIYSLEGQELTPLFGQPEWFLGILPSQAGNLKVLDTARWVMPDRYRDDFRQGLQYVISVQGYEWGLAVHQVSRSLRLDPNEIKWRSHRGQRPWLAGTVIEHMCALLDVAELAELIASGAVKDLPGNKRT; encoded by the coding sequence ATGAATCGTCCTGTCGATATCAAGACCCGGCCGCAACTGGCGCTGCAGTCCTACCTGGACGCACTGTTGCAGGATGCGACCGAGGAAGTGCTGCCCGAGCCGATCCTGGTGCTGGATGAAGTCCTGGCGGTGCCTGTGGTCGAGGCTGAGGCCAGCCTGGATGAGTTTCAACTGGCGGTCCTCGAAGAGCAGGCCCGTGATGCGTTGGCGGTGCCTGTCGCCGTCGCGGTCGTGGAAACGCCTGCACCTCTGGTGCTGGTGCCGCCGGTGGCCGAGGTGCATCGACCGCCGAGCATTACGCCGCCACCGGTGGAAACCGATGGTCGGCCAGCGTGGGCTGCCGAGTCGTTCGAATGCCTGCTGTTCGATGTGGCCGGGTTGACCCTGGCGGTGCCGCTGGTGTGCCTGGGGTCGATTTACTCCCTGGAAGGCCAGGAATTGACGCCGTTGTTTGGCCAGCCGGAGTGGTTCCTCGGGATCCTGCCGAGCCAGGCCGGCAACCTCAAGGTGCTGGATACTGCGCGCTGGGTGATGCCCGACCGCTATCGCGACGATTTCCGCCAGGGCCTGCAATACGTGATCTCGGTGCAGGGCTACGAATGGGGGCTGGCGGTGCATCAGGTCAGCCGTTCGCTGCGCCTGGACCCCAATGAAATCAAATGGCGCAGCCACCGTGGCCAGCGGCCATGGCTGGCGGGCACCGTGATCGAACATATGTGCGCGCTGCTGGATGTCGCCGAATTGGCGGAGCTGATAGCCAGCGGCGCGGTAAAAGATCTGCCAGGTAACAAACGTACTTGA
- the motD gene encoding flagellar motor protein MotD has product MSRRRREPEEHVNHERWLVSYADFITLLFAFFVVMYSISSINEGKYKVISEALVGVFTDSDRALKPIPIGDERPKTTTPAKPLVKDSDETDAGISGGSDPLTSIADDISAAFGDLISSNQMTIRGNELWVEIELNSSLLFASADAIPSDIAFSIIDKVAAILKPFDNPIHVEGFTDDQPIHTAQFPTNWELSSARSASIVRMLAMQGVNPGRLASVGYGEFQPVANNATAEGRARNRRVVLVVSRNLDVRRSLTATGAANAQPDAAMKRAGTQTAPTPVKPPVRESAVNSLSPAL; this is encoded by the coding sequence GTGAGCCGTCGCCGCCGCGAGCCTGAAGAGCACGTCAACCATGAGCGCTGGCTGGTGTCCTACGCCGATTTCATCACCTTGCTGTTCGCCTTTTTTGTGGTGATGTACTCCATTTCCTCGATCAACGAAGGCAAGTACAAGGTCATCTCCGAAGCCCTGGTAGGCGTATTTACCGATTCGGACCGGGCCCTCAAACCGATTCCCATTGGCGACGAACGGCCCAAGACCACCACCCCGGCCAAACCCCTGGTCAAGGACAGCGACGAGACCGACGCCGGCATCAGTGGCGGCAGCGACCCGCTCACGAGCATCGCCGACGATATCAGCGCGGCGTTTGGCGACCTGATCAGCTCCAACCAGATGACCATTCGTGGCAATGAGTTGTGGGTGGAGATCGAGCTTAACTCCAGCCTGCTGTTCGCCAGCGCCGATGCTATCCCCAGCGACATAGCCTTCAGCATCATCGACAAGGTGGCGGCCATCCTCAAACCCTTCGACAACCCGATCCACGTCGAAGGCTTTACCGATGACCAGCCGATCCATACCGCGCAATTCCCCACCAACTGGGAACTGTCGTCGGCGCGTTCGGCGAGCATCGTGCGCATGCTGGCGATGCAGGGCGTGAACCCCGGGCGCCTGGCGTCGGTGGGGTACGGCGAATTCCAGCCGGTGGCCAATAATGCGACGGCCGAAGGTCGCGCGCGCAACCGGCGGGTAGTGTTGGTGGTGTCGCGCAACCTCGATGTGCGGCGCAGCCTGACTGCCACCGGTGCGGCCAATGCACAACCTGATGCCGCAATGAAGCGGGCTGGCACACAAACTGCACCGACGCCCGTAAAGCCGCCGGTTCGTGAGAGTGCCGTCAATTCTCTGTCACCGGCTCTATAA
- a CDS encoding ParA family protein encodes MRVWAVANQKGGVGKTTTSIALAGLLAEAGKRVVIVDLDPHGSMTSYFGYDPDALEHSCFDLFLHKGSVPAGLPGQLLLPTSNEKISLLPSSTALATLERQSPGQSGLGLVIAKSLAQLWQDFDYAIIDSPPLLGVLMVNALAASQQLVIPVQTEHLAVKGLERMVNTLAMINRSRKQALPFSIVPTLFDRRTQASLGTLRVLRDAYPETIWQGYIPVDTRLRDASRAGLAPSQFDGKSRGVLAYRALLKHLLAQQLVAQVA; translated from the coding sequence ATGAGAGTCTGGGCAGTTGCCAATCAAAAAGGTGGGGTCGGCAAGACCACCACCTCCATCGCCTTAGCCGGCCTGCTGGCCGAGGCGGGCAAGCGCGTGGTCATTGTCGACCTGGATCCCCATGGCTCGATGACCAGCTATTTCGGCTACGACCCCGATGCCCTGGAACACAGCTGCTTTGACCTGTTCCTGCACAAGGGCAGCGTCCCCGCAGGCTTGCCCGGGCAACTGCTGCTGCCCACCAGCAACGAGAAGATTTCCCTGTTGCCCTCCAGCACCGCCCTGGCCACCCTCGAGCGCCAGTCGCCGGGGCAGAGCGGCCTGGGCCTGGTGATCGCCAAGAGCCTGGCGCAACTGTGGCAGGACTTCGACTACGCCATCATCGACAGCCCGCCATTGCTTGGCGTGCTGATGGTCAATGCCCTGGCGGCCAGCCAGCAGTTGGTGATCCCGGTGCAGACCGAGCACTTGGCGGTCAAGGGCCTGGAGCGCATGGTCAATACCCTGGCGATGATCAACCGTTCGCGCAAACAGGCGTTGCCGTTCAGCATCGTGCCGACCCTGTTCGACCGTCGCACCCAGGCTTCCCTCGGCACCCTGCGCGTACTGCGCGATGCTTACCCCGAGACCATCTGGCAAGGCTATATCCCGGTGGACACGCGCTTGCGTGACGCCAGCCGCGCCGGCCTCGCTCCCTCGCAATTCGATGGCAAAAGCCGTGGCGTGCTGGCGTACCGCGCCTTGCTCAAGCATCTGTTGGCCCAGCAACTTGTGGCGCAGGTGGCGTGA
- a CDS encoding chemotaxis protein CheA: MSFGADEEILQDFLVEAGEILEQLSEQLVELESRPDDANLLNAIFRGFHTVKGGAGFLQLHELVECCHIAENVFDILRKGERHVDSELMDVILEALDAVNGMFNEVRERAPITAATPELLAALARLAEPGAVAAAPVVEAAPEPVAEPDVTDSEFEQLLDSLNAVKAEAEAPAAAAPPMVPTTEDITDAEFESLLDQLHGKGQFAPDAVAAAPTPVEPAAPAASTDITDDEFEALLDQLHGKGSFAAEALPAVAAAAAAAPAAAPAVAPAADGLISDHEFESLLDELHGKGKFSEVAPAAAAAATATAAVAKPAPVAAKAAAPAPARAAAPAPARAPAPADKAPASEAETTVRVDTARLDDIMNMVGELVLVRNRLVRLGLSSGDEAMQKAVSNLDVVTADLQTAVMKTRMQPIKKVFGRFPRLVRDLARQLKKEIALELVGEETDLDKNLVEALADPLVHLVRNAVDHGVETPEEREASGKPRLGKVILAAEQEGDHILLSITDDGKGMDSNILRGIAVKRGVMDKDAADRLTDTECYNLIFAPGFSTKTEISDVSGRGVGMDVVKTKISQLNGSINIYSTKGQGSKIVIKVPLTLAIMPTLMVMLGNQAFAFPLVNVNEIFHLDLSRTNVVDGQEVVIVRDKALPLFYLKRWLVASAAHEEQREGHVVILSVGTQRIGFVVDQLVGQEEVVIKPLGKMLQGTPGMSGATITGDGRIALILDVPSMLKRYAARRI; this comes from the coding sequence ATGAGCTTCGGCGCCGATGAAGAAATCCTTCAGGATTTCCTTGTAGAGGCCGGCGAAATTCTAGAGCAGTTGTCCGAGCAACTGGTCGAGCTGGAAAGCCGACCGGATGATGCGAACCTGCTCAATGCAATTTTTCGCGGTTTTCACACTGTAAAAGGGGGCGCCGGCTTCCTCCAGCTCCATGAGCTGGTGGAGTGCTGCCACATCGCCGAAAACGTGTTCGACATCCTGCGCAAGGGTGAGCGGCACGTTGATTCGGAATTGATGGACGTGATCCTCGAAGCCCTGGACGCGGTCAACGGCATGTTCAATGAAGTGCGCGAACGCGCACCCATTACGGCTGCCACCCCGGAACTGCTGGCCGCCCTGGCGCGCCTGGCAGAGCCTGGCGCGGTAGCTGCCGCCCCGGTGGTTGAGGCGGCGCCTGAGCCAGTGGCCGAACCCGACGTCACTGACAGCGAGTTCGAGCAACTGCTGGACTCCCTCAATGCGGTCAAGGCCGAGGCAGAAGCCCCGGCCGCAGCTGCGCCGCCGATGGTGCCGACCACCGAAGACATCACCGACGCCGAGTTCGAGTCATTGCTCGACCAGTTGCACGGCAAGGGCCAGTTCGCCCCGGACGCCGTGGCAGCCGCACCGACGCCGGTGGAGCCTGCTGCGCCAGCGGCCAGCACCGATATCACCGACGACGAATTTGAAGCACTGCTGGATCAGTTGCATGGCAAGGGCTCGTTTGCTGCCGAGGCGTTGCCGGCAGTCGCTGCGGCGGCTGCGGCTGCACCGGCTGCGGCGCCGGCTGTCGCTCCGGCGGCGGATGGCCTGATCAGCGATCACGAATTCGAATCCCTGCTGGATGAGTTGCACGGCAAGGGCAAGTTTTCCGAGGTGGCACCTGCCGCCGCAGCCGCCGCGACCGCCACCGCAGCGGTGGCCAAGCCTGCACCCGTTGCTGCCAAGGCCGCAGCACCGGCTCCCGCCCGTGCCGCCGCCCCGGCGCCAGCCCGCGCTCCGGCACCTGCCGACAAAGCCCCGGCCAGTGAAGCCGAAACCACCGTGCGGGTCGATACCGCGCGCCTGGACGACATCATGAACATGGTCGGCGAACTGGTGCTGGTGCGTAACCGCCTGGTACGCCTGGGCTTGAGCAGTGGCGACGAAGCCATGCAAAAGGCCGTGTCGAACCTCGACGTGGTCACTGCCGACCTGCAGACCGCGGTGATGAAAACGCGCATGCAGCCGATCAAGAAAGTCTTCGGGCGCTTCCCGCGCCTGGTGCGTGACTTGGCCCGGCAGTTGAAAAAAGAGATCGCCCTGGAACTGGTGGGTGAAGAGACCGACCTCGACAAAAACCTGGTCGAGGCCCTGGCCGACCCGCTGGTCCACTTGGTGCGCAACGCGGTCGACCACGGTGTGGAAACTCCGGAGGAGCGCGAAGCCAGTGGCAAGCCGCGTCTGGGCAAAGTGATCCTGGCGGCCGAACAGGAAGGCGACCATATCCTGCTGTCGATCACCGATGACGGCAAAGGTATGGACTCCAATATCCTGCGCGGCATCGCGGTCAAACGCGGCGTCATGGACAAGGACGCCGCCGACCGCCTGACCGATACCGAGTGCTACAACCTGATTTTCGCCCCGGGCTTCTCGACCAAGACCGAGATTTCCGATGTGTCCGGCCGTGGCGTGGGCATGGACGTGGTGAAGACCAAGATCAGCCAGCTCAATGGCTCGATCAATATTTACTCGACCAAGGGCCAAGGTTCGAAGATCGTCATCAAGGTGCCGTTGACCCTGGCGATCATGCCGACCCTGATGGTGATGCTGGGCAACCAGGCGTTCGCCTTCCCGCTGGTCAACGTCAACGAAATCTTCCACCTCGACCTGTCGCGCACCAACGTGGTCGACGGCCAGGAAGTGGTGATTGTGCGGGACAAGGCCCTGCCTCTGTTCTACCTCAAGCGTTGGCTGGTGGCGTCTGCCGCTCATGAAGAGCAGCGCGAAGGCCACGTGGTGATCCTGTCCGTGGGCACCCAGCGTATCGGCTTTGTCGTCGATCAACTGGTTGGCCAGGAAGAAGTAGTCATCAAGCCATTGGGCAAGATGCTGCAAGGAACGCCAGGCATGTCGGGTGCGACCATTACCGGTGACGGTCGGATCGCGCTGATTCTCGATGTTCCGAGCATGCTCAAGCGTTACGCCGCACGGCGTATTTGA
- a CDS encoding protein-glutamate methylesterase/protein-glutamine glutaminase, with protein MVVKVLVVDDSGFFRRRVSEILSADSNIQVVGTATNGKEAIDQALALKPDVITMDYEMPMMDGITAVRHIMQRCPTPVLMFSSLTHEGARVTLDALDAGAVDFLPKNFEDISRNPEKVKQMLCEKVHSISRSNRSSFRAPVAPAPVPAPAPTSSSFGRPAPAPVARPAVAPTRAPAPSASSPAPKRKAYKLVAIGTSTGGPVALQRVLTQLPANFPAPIVLIQHMPAAFTKAFAERLDKLCRISVKEAEDGDILRPGLALLAPGGKQMMVDGRGAVKILPGDERLNYKPCVDITFGSAAKSYGDKVLAVVLTGMGADGREGARLLKQGGSSIWAQDEASCVIYGMPMAIVKADLADAVYSLDDIGKHLVEACH; from the coding sequence ATGGTAGTCAAGGTTCTGGTGGTGGACGATTCGGGTTTCTTCCGCCGCCGCGTCTCGGAAATTCTTTCAGCGGATTCCAACATCCAGGTGGTCGGTACGGCCACCAATGGCAAAGAGGCGATTGATCAGGCCCTGGCATTGAAGCCGGACGTGATCACCATGGACTACGAGATGCCGATGATGGATGGCATCACCGCCGTGCGCCACATCATGCAGCGTTGCCCGACCCCGGTCTTGATGTTCTCGTCGCTGACCCACGAAGGCGCCCGGGTGACCCTCGACGCGCTGGACGCTGGCGCCGTGGACTTTCTGCCGAAGAATTTCGAAGACATCTCGCGCAACCCGGAAAAGGTCAAGCAGATGCTCTGCGAGAAGGTGCACAGCATCTCGCGCAGCAACCGCAGCAGCTTCCGCGCGCCGGTGGCTCCCGCCCCGGTACCGGCGCCGGCACCGACCAGCAGCAGTTTCGGGCGCCCGGCTCCTGCCCCTGTGGCACGGCCTGCCGTGGCCCCGACGCGTGCGCCGGCGCCCAGTGCGTCGTCGCCCGCGCCCAAGCGCAAGGCCTACAAGCTGGTGGCCATTGGCACGTCCACTGGCGGCCCGGTGGCCTTGCAGCGCGTCTTGACCCAGTTGCCGGCCAACTTCCCTGCGCCGATCGTGTTGATCCAGCATATGCCCGCCGCGTTCACCAAGGCCTTTGCCGAGCGCCTGGACAAGCTGTGCCGCATCAGCGTCAAGGAAGCCGAAGACGGCGACATCCTGCGCCCGGGCCTGGCGTTGCTGGCCCCCGGTGGCAAGCAAATGATGGTCGACGGTCGCGGCGCGGTGAAAATCCTGCCGGGTGACGAGCGCCTGAACTACAAGCCGTGCGTGGATATCACCTTCGGTTCGGCGGCCAAGTCCTACGGTGACAAAGTTCTGGCGGTGGTCCTCACCGGTATGGGCGCCGACGGTCGTGAAGGCGCGCGCCTGCTCAAGCAGGGCGGTAGCTCGATCTGGGCCCAGGACGAAGCCAGTTGCGTGATCTATGGCATGCCCATGGCTATCGTCAAGGCCGACCTGGCCGACGCGGTCTACAGCCTGGATGACATCGGCAAGCACCTGGTGGAGGCCTGTCACTGA
- a CDS encoding protein phosphatase CheZ encodes MEHKESSQADFESTLKKHAHQLVESLEKGQFGDAVQLIHELNQTRDRGLYQEVGKLTRELHSAIVNFQIDPHMPQAEEISQITDATERLSYVVRLTEAAANRTMDLVENATPLVNGMANEAKALSTDWGRFMRREVGAEEFRDLARRVEGFLSRSEQENRTVSSNLNDILLAQDYQDLTGQVIKRVTLLVTEVESNLLKLVLMAGQVDRFAGIEHDREAILSEKDPQKHLAKGEGPQIHADKREDVMSGQDDVDDLLSSLGF; translated from the coding sequence ATGGAGCATAAAGAATCATCGCAGGCCGACTTTGAGTCGACCCTGAAAAAACATGCTCACCAACTCGTCGAAAGCCTGGAAAAAGGCCAGTTCGGCGACGCAGTGCAGTTGATCCATGAGCTCAACCAGACCCGCGACCGCGGCCTGTATCAGGAAGTGGGCAAGCTCACCCGTGAGTTGCACAGTGCGATCGTCAATTTCCAGATCGACCCGCACATGCCCCAGGCCGAGGAAATCTCGCAGATCACTGATGCCACCGAACGCCTGTCCTATGTGGTCAGGCTGACTGAGGCGGCAGCCAATCGCACCATGGACCTGGTGGAAAACGCCACGCCCCTGGTGAACGGCATGGCCAACGAGGCCAAGGCGTTGAGCACCGACTGGGGCCGCTTCATGCGGCGCGAAGTGGGCGCTGAAGAATTTCGTGACCTGGCGCGTCGGGTCGAAGGCTTCCTGTCACGCAGCGAGCAGGAAAACCGTACGGTTTCCAGCAACCTCAATGACATTCTGCTGGCCCAGGATTACCAGGACCTTACCGGTCAGGTGATCAAGCGCGTGACCCTGCTGGTCACCGAAGTGGAAAGCAACCTGCTCAAACTGGTGCTGATGGCTGGCCAAGTCGACCGTTTTGCCGGCATCGAACACGACCGCGAAGCGATCCTCTCGGAAAAAGATCCACAAAAACACCTCGCCAAGGGTGAAGGTCCGCAGATTCATGCCGATAAACGTGAAGACGTTATGTCAGGTCAAGATGACGTAGACGATTTGCTGTCCAGTTTAGGCTTCTAA
- a CDS encoding flagellar motor protein, with amino-acid sequence MDVLSLVGILLAFVAIIGGNYLEGGHLGALANGPAALIVIGGTVGAALLQSPLSSFKRAMQILVWIIFPPRVDLAGGIDRVVNWSLTARKEGLLGLEGVADAEPDSYARKGLQLLVDGAEPEAIRSILEVDFYTQESRDINAAKVFESMGGYAPTIGIIGAVMGLIHVMGNLADPSQLGSGIAVAFVATIYGVASANLLLLPIASKLKSIAMRQSRYREMLLEGILSIAEGENPRSIELKLQGFMD; translated from the coding sequence ATGGATGTGTTGAGCCTGGTTGGGATCCTTCTGGCGTTTGTCGCCATTATCGGTGGCAACTACCTGGAAGGCGGCCATCTTGGCGCGCTGGCCAACGGTCCGGCGGCGCTGATCGTGATCGGCGGCACCGTCGGCGCGGCGCTGTTGCAGTCGCCCCTGAGCTCATTCAAGCGGGCGATGCAGATCCTGGTGTGGATCATTTTCCCGCCACGCGTGGACCTGGCCGGCGGTATCGACCGCGTGGTCAACTGGAGCCTCACCGCGCGCAAGGAGGGCCTGCTGGGCCTGGAAGGCGTGGCCGATGCCGAACCCGACAGCTACGCACGCAAAGGCCTGCAACTGCTGGTGGACGGCGCGGAGCCGGAAGCCATCCGCAGCATCCTCGAAGTGGACTTCTACACCCAGGAAAGCCGCGATATCAACGCGGCCAAAGTCTTTGAAAGCATGGGCGGCTACGCGCCGACCATCGGCATCATCGGTGCGGTGATGGGCTTGATCCACGTGATGGGCAACCTGGCCGACCCCTCGCAACTGGGCAGCGGCATTGCCGTGGCGTTCGTCGCCACCATCTATGGCGTGGCCAGTGCCAACCTTTTGCTGCTGCCGATTGCCAGCAAGCTCAAATCCATTGCCATGCGCCAGTCCCGTTACCGGGAAATGCTGCTGGAGGGCATCCTGTCGATTGCCGAGGGTGAGAACCCACGCTCCATTGAATTGAAGCTTCAGGGCTTCATGGATTGA